From the Thamnophis elegans isolate rThaEle1 chromosome 11, rThaEle1.pri, whole genome shotgun sequence genome, one window contains:
- the XG gene encoding glycoprotein Xg, translated as MVKLPVVFLCIGYVLLTLADDGDFDLKDALDPNDKPSEPTKKPPGGNKPRPNLYPDLRPYSGNHGNGGNSFNGGGGGSIGTGGFNDLDLNDGKPLAPHPAGEKEQTSGQDGNMVDSATTAQITSPVVAVAVILTVGAIAGYSAYKQKRYCFKPRELTSIRNMLRISYEPSVRTFD; from the exons ATGGTGAAGCTGCCAGTTGTTTTTTTGTGCATTGGATATGTTCTGTTAACTCTTGCAG ATGATGGCGATTTTGACTTAAAAGATGCTCTTGACCCAA ATGATAAGCCTTCTGAACCAACAAAAAAGCCACCAGGGG GTAACAAACCTCGACCTAACTTATATCCTGACCTTAGACCGTATTCAGGTAATCATGGAAATGGTG GAAATTCCTTTAATGGTGGCGGTGGTGGCAGCATTGGAACTG gtGGTTTTAATGACCTAGATCTCAATGATGGAAAACCTTTAGCTCCACATCCAGCAG GTGAGAAAGAGCAAACTTCTGGTCAAGATGGAAATATGG TTGATTCTGCTACGACAGCTCAGATTACATCTCCTGTTGTTGCTGTAGCTGTGATACTGACTGTTGGCGCCATAGCTGGCTATTCTGCTTATAAGCAGAAAAGATACTGTTTTAAACCAAGAG AATTGACTAGCATCAGAAATATGCTTCGGATATCATATGAACCATCAGTAAGGACATTTGATTGA
- the LOC116514679 gene encoding uncharacterized protein K02A2.6-like, whose translation MGPERVAYRGSTPRLPGLQLELSLHSGCLLWGDRVVIPSVLRKQVLQQLHADHPGVARMKALARSYVWWPSLDSEIEAWVTRCITCQESRPSPPSSPSREWEMPRGPWSRIHIDFAGPFHGQVFLVAVDAYSRWVELILMHSTTAESTVRALRWLFATHGLPDTVVSDNGPQFTSTAFQTFLAAQGIRHVPVAPYHPASNGRAERAVRSAKEALGRMNRGDWQARVDAYLMAQHSTPCPLTHKAPRNC comes from the coding sequence atgggtcctgagaGGGTGGCCTACAGAGGCTCTACACCCAGACTGCCGGGCCTTCAGCTGGAACTCTCCCTCCACTCAGGCTGCCTCCTCTGGGGTGACCGCGTGGTCATCCCATCGGTCCTACGCAAACAAGTCCTGCAGCAGCTCCATGCCGATCACCCCGGGGTCGCGCGCATGAAGGCGCTGGCCCGCAGTTACGTCTGGTGGCCCAGCTTAGACTCCGAGATCGAGGCCTGGGTCACCCGCTGCATTACCTGCCAGGAATCTCgcccatctcccccctcctccccctcccgggAGTGGGAGATGCCACGCGGGCCCTGGTCCCGCATCCACATAGACTTTgcgggccccttccacggccaggtatTCTTGGTGGCTGTAGATGCATACTCTCGCTGGGTGGAGCTGATcttaatgcactccaccacagccgagagcACGGTGCGGGCCCTGCGATGGTTGTTTgctacccatgggttgccggacacagttgtgtctgacaacggcccgcaattcacatcTACGGCCTTCCAAACATTCCTGGCCGCCCAAGGGATCCGCCATGTGCCAGtcgccccttaccatccggccagcaatggccgggcggaaagggcggtccgatcggccaaggaggctttgggccgcatgAACCgaggcgactggcaggcaagggtggatgcgtacttaatggcacagcactccacaccttgccccctaaCCCACAAAGCCCCGCGGAACTgctga